In Silene latifolia isolate original U9 population chromosome 6, ASM4854445v1, whole genome shotgun sequence, the genomic window ttggtggttgactcggtttgactcgttgttggagtcgggatttgaatttttgagtcggtttttggtccagtgtcggttttgactctagttagtgtcaatgcgaccccatcgtcgtgcattaaacaatccaggtatttttgaaatgttttgaaatgctttattttcgaaatcgttttaagttttccgacgtaaagttgtacacaaactgtcgatcaaacgccgcgattccaaaacatgttgtagtccgataatcatcgggtgtttgttggagtctcagcagatactgggtatctacagtaagtaacatgagaacggtcttaaggaactaaagttccctgagataaaagacaaacaaaaattaaacaaatagAAACACGCcgcctctccggcaacggcgccaaaatttgacaggctaatcATATatctaccaaaaataaccaactggtctctaactaatatagctaaggaagtcgggatcgtatccacagggaggctatttccAAATCTAAATGTCAATTCAGGTCTGTCTGAGTCACCAAATTagggggttttgaattgggtttttcTATTAACTAAAGTAGCAAACAAAAGAAAGTAAATTATAAACGAATtcaaataagaaagaaatagctaggatggtcggttcaccgcAGCCCACAACGATCTAAAGTAAGGTCAACGGTCAGTAATAAACGGTCTGCAGGGTATTgaacaggtcctctcggtccgctgtTTGCCCTAGAATTCTAATGTAGCTCTCGCTCTAATTAGAGTAACCTGTTGTTTATAGCAAGTCTTCGCCTTTTCCAATCtatcgatccaggtcaaggtttaacaAGATGGTATACTAATTACGTGCAGTTAATTAATCAAACCGCTATCAGATGCTATGATTAACAAAACAGACGGAGTAAACAACTAGACCCAAAACCCTAACATATCATGTCATAGAACCGCAGATCCCCTATATCCTAGCACGAGgaatttagctatgcataattaaatgaAGAACAACAATCAAAGTAGAAAAGAAAACTAATGATTGCATGATGGAATTAAATAGATATTGAACTAGCATAAAACAgaataaataagaacaataaaagaacaataatgaAAGTAAGGAACGAAGAACAATGTAAATTACCGAAATTGAAAGGGATAGATTACAAGTTTAGATCCGAAAAATGGAAGGACCAaatgatgtgaccaatatttaagcatatttagtccccgaattagcctcgttcctatgctttttagtgcataattgggtcatttactatcctTAGTCtatcgttttgcatattctttgaggttttgtttccttggtaggagaggagtgtaaaccttgcattttcatggcaaaatggagctaaattgatcgaatctaatgactaagcatcaaaaggaagacaagactagaaggcctatgtaaataatgaagtagatgggcaatgatgagaagatccttgcatctccaacaagatccttgaggattgttagaagaagaaaagaagagaagcttgcTGACCAACTATCCAGGCGTCGCAGCCACGGGAAGAGCGTCCTGGCTGGCTACTATCCGAGTGTCCCGTGGCCAGTCCGCTCGTCCTGACCCCTCCCAATCCGAGCATCGCCTCCATCAAGCCGCTCTGATTCCTTTCTAGTGCAAGCCGTCTCCCCCTTCAGTCCGCTCGGGATAAGCATATTTTACGAAGACTAGTgaagcggagatgagcatctccttcgagaggagaatttcctcaacttttattaagggtattaatcgtcatttaagcccttagtaaccctaatttatgtacttaatccttagtataaataccccactgtactaattagattatcatgttcttcttatgcaaTCTTAATACTCTTTTTATGTTACTTTAATCTCATcctaatcttgtaatcaacttttaattaagcattaatacaaatctcatttccttaatttctctattgttcatcatttattttgggtattgaagattatttggggtttatttggaggattgacaacctttcatcattcatcaagtacttctattattctttgcttattattttggaatcattattaggtataattctcttaatcccttttaattattgttaatcatcttcatttattaatcatgttttgtcttgctagtatgattgacaaccttgttagcatgttaaacttgataatgagcgAGTAGTCAtcttaactagggttagtggggaattagtggaaaccaacatggggattgattcatgcttaatataatatgctttcataattaatttgcttgcttgttgtgatttcaacttattcacatgttttttttttggggaaagttAAGTATATATCATCAGGCAAAAATAAGAGTTCATGTACATCATTCACAACCAGCTACAAAAAAGAATACATAAATCAATAAAGAATGAAAGAATAAAACTAAGTCCCAAGAGCTTGAAACCATGTCTGATCCTTTATCTTCAGAGGCTTAGTATTCTGCTTCAAAAAACGGGTCTTGACTTCATCCATACTCAGCTTGACTATTGCATCAGGACTCCTTACCACCATATCCAGTCTTGCTTCATTGCGGATCCTCCAAATCCAGTAAATTAACGCAACATGGCAGGCACCAGCAAATCTCCTTTGAAGTTTAGTAACTTTCCTGCCTGCAGAATACCAGTGAACCAGATCCTGAATTCTGAAATTGATGTACAGGTATTTCTGCAGCAGTCTGATACACACCTTAGCATACACACACTCATTAACTATGTGAGCATGACTCTCAGGTGAGCTTGAACAAATAGGACAATTTTGGTCAATCATGAGTCCCATTTTCAGTAGCCTATCCTTAGTAGGTAACCTCTGCTTCAGGTACTCCCACATAATAAACGAGCATTTAGGAGGGTTGAGGCTATTCCAGCATAAGTATCTCCACTCTACCAAAGGCTTCTTCATCCTCAACCAGGTATAACCAGCAGCAACCGTGTATTCACTAGAAGAGTTGAGCCATCTATTGTGGGTGTAGGCTTGCTTAAAAGTCTACATAATTAAAGTAATCTTCTTCCATTACCAACTACAATCTGTAGGGGCCAAGTAATCAGTCCAAGATCTATCTTTCATATATACATGACTAACCCATCTCACCCACAAATGATCTTTTTTGTTTGCAAGCCACCACACATACTTCCCAAGCAAGGCTTTATTCCAAGTCTTAGCATCCTTTATACCTAGCCCCCCTTCATCTTTAGGATAACAACAATAAGTCTAACTTATATTAGAAGCTTTCTTATACTCAGACACTCCACTCCACAAAAAGTTCCTACAGATGGCATTGATTCTATTTAAAATACCTGAGGGAATGAGAAAGATAGTAGCCCAATAAGAGTGAAGAGTTGCAAGAACAGAATTAACTAGGACTACCCTTCCAGCATAAGTTAAGTGCCTGGCTCCCCATCCCCTAATCCTAGCCACAATCTTTTCAGTAAGCTTCATACCTTAATTTTTGGTCAACTTCTTGGATGA contains:
- the LOC141588267 gene encoding uncharacterized protein LOC141588267, with protein sequence MKLTEKIVARIRGWGARHLTYAGRVVLVNSVLATLHSYWATIFLIPSDEGGLGIKDAKTWNKALLGKYVWWLANKKDHLWVRWTFKQAYTHNRWLNSSSEYTVAAGYTWLRMKKPLVEWRYLCWNSLNPPKCSFIMWEYLKQRLPTKDRLLKMGLMIDQNCPICSSSPESHAHIVNECVYAKVCIRLLQKYLYINFRIQDLVHWYSAGRKVTKLQRRFAGACHVALIYWIWRIRNEARLDMVVRSPDAIVKLSMDEVKTRFLKQNTKPLKIKDQTWFQALGT